Below is a genomic region from Medicago truncatula cultivar Jemalong A17 chromosome 3, MtrunA17r5.0-ANR, whole genome shotgun sequence.
CAAAAGAAGTTGATTGTGAGCTATTTTTTCATCCTTTTCaaatttcctttaatttttctattttgttttagtaacattattttgttcTCTTTCTTCATTACAGCGGGTGTTCTTTGTAATGGAGATGTCGATTGTCCACAGACTATATGTAATcgattttctaattttaatccAAGGTGTAATTTAGGTTATTGTATATGTGTCAGAATGATGACATAGATTATGATagcaaaaatattatttatagattcttttctctcttaattttaaagatatttcAATGGGCTGCAATTTAGACATattgcattttcttttcaaCCTTACTAAATATAAGTGTATCAATAATGGCTatgttgaaaaattatttctatCTCAACAGTATTGTtacacttataatttttttaatatttttttatatttgttttagtattttttataatgtttatgTTTGTGTTTATATTGGGTTCATTTTTGTTTAGCATGTACTCCTTATTCAATTGGGCTTATTTTTATTGGGTCCAGTTCGGTTAATCAAGTTCCATTTCTTTAtttaacattttgatttatttttaataaacttGGTTCATGTTGATGCAAaagaattgataaaaaataaaaaaataaaaaaaaaacattgatacaAGAGAATATAcccattattttgttttgttacatATTGTTTGCTAGCtgacttaaaaagaaaatatttaatcaaAGTTGTTGAATGTATTTGTTTAtgcaaattttaattatgttaGTAGTAAATTAAGTTACTTAAAGTATAATTTAGTCTCTAAGTGAGACTATAACACATTATTTATTAACCATTGATACACAATATTAAtatatgtctattttttttttgaaacatttaTTATATGTCTAATTGATactgtaattttgtttttaaatgctGCTACAACTAAATAGTAAGTACAATAAATTGTAAATtctaagggttaaatatattttttatccctctaaatatacaaactttcatttttagtccttttaaaaaatttcattgaatGAAAATGATCCCCCTAAAATTTTCTGTCTTCAAAATTGAAAGGTGGTATTTCACGACTTAAAAGAGAATcgttataaataattattagtattttgatttaatatatttttatattaaagtgTAATAAAAGCTATAATAAATTAACTATAAACAAAATGTGTGTGTGGGGGAGGCACTCGGGTGAGAACACTTTGTTATTGTgagaaataaaattgattatatcgtttgattaaaaaatataacatgctctcaaaaaaaaaaatttgaattcttATGATTGGCGAATATTTTTTATCCGGCCTCCTTACTTAGTATGCTAAAGGGGCAATAACATCATATTGGTGCACTTAAGAGACATTTAATaatgattcaatttttattttttttttaaatctttttatAATTCTATAAgtgttaaaaataattatttaactgATGTAATGAGAGCACtatctttataaattataaagggaTAAAATCACATTCTATTTGTCACATGAAAATGGAGGAAAACAGGGCTAAAACTTTCAAGTTTGTTTATGGTATGGTTATCTTTCTTTACCTATATCATGTTGCAAAAAGAGTTGAAGGTAAGTCACTGTTTCATCCTTTTTACATATGATTTTGTTCCATCTAAGtgacatatttttttctcttttttcactACAGCGGCTATTCCATGTATTACTGATGCTAATTGTCCATGTGTGTTTCCTCTTAAACCAAGATGTAACTTTGGCTATTGTATATGTGAGGAAATGATTCCATAGTTTCTATGAGCACCAAACCCAAGAGAGTACATAAGTATCAAGTTAGAATATTTTatgtgttgttgttatttagTTGCAATGTTGCCACCcaataaattagatttttttaattctttatcTTTAATTTCAAAAACCTTTATAGTTTTACCTTTGTACTCTAAGATGATAGTAAATAAATGAAACAatgtaatagaaaaatattatttatagatTGTCTTCTTCTCTTTTAATTTCTAAGATATCAATGTATCATTTGCTTCattttaattgtggagaagtagcGTGTTCGGGAtacgaaccccgacccctgcatataacatgcaatatccctaccaactgagttaagctcagaTTTAACTTGTTAATGGAAGATATATacatgaagtttttttttaattttatcgtTTTTAGAGTCTTACGTGACAATGCATTACactttaagggaccaaaataagaGTTTCCTTGATTATGGAGGAGAAAAATTGTGAGATTAAAGAAGATTATAAATGAATTAAGTAGACAGTGACAACTATACGATGATCTCTCTAGATAACAAgtattatagaaaaagataaaaataggtattaaaaaaaaacatcaattcacacaatCATAGATAATGCATTATACATGGCAATTTaatcgattcttggatcggataccaagttttttttaataaaaaaaatcaaatcattcattcttatatatataaattttcactCATCTGTTGAAATCGGGAGGCATGTATCATAACATATTATTTTCATCTAAATCATGATCAAGGATAGAGTCGTTACCTTATGCGTTTTACTTCCAAGTAAATGACAATAGCCCCCCATAAATTCCAGGTTCGGTGCATGCATGACTTCTCACGCTCTAGACTTTGTTTGGACAATAAACCGTTGAAAACAAAGAACTGCATGTTGAGAACATGATGTCCAAAAATTAACCCGATCGAACTATGAACACAGACTTAGTcgaaattatgaatttttcgaGAGAATagatgctatgaattaattgaTGTACTTAGAAAATGTGGAAAATGTGAATCATGGAGATGTGTATGAGGAGACTAGGAAATAATAAGAGAATATTGTGATAGGGGGATAGTTTGCGTGTGACCATATGGAGATAGAGGGAGTTTGTTTTCAAGATTTGGCTAATTATATTGATGGGAGAATGTAATTTCAATGTGTAACAGAGTCAACTTATGAATTCATGGAATCAATGAATTAGAATATATTGATGTTCATAATGCACTCATAGTTCAATGTGTGTGAGAGAAGAAATGCAGGGTATGGCTTCAGCTTGGGCAATGAAAATGGGGATATATTTACCATGACTCGTATTTAAGGAAGGACATCGACatcttaatttatatttgtgttgGTTCTTTACCATCCAACACTTTGTCTCATGCAACATTTTTAGTCTTACCGTTGTCCAATAAAATTTTCCCTTCAACTTGAGCGATACTTTCGCATTACATAAAACATTTGATGGTTTACACTCCTTCAATTTCTCCTTCGTTTTATGCTAtaaattcaagatatttaaatcGTGTAACTTGTGATAAGATATGATAACAAACTTTCACCTCTATACTAGAAACAATTCACCTTTTTTGCTAAAATTGCATTCCATATACTATGGTTTGCTTCTATTCATATGGAAGGCATATGCAAAACACGTGAAATGAAAACGCAATTGATGCTTTAAAAAAACGTTGAGAACGAAACTGATTGTTTATTGCATAACACGTGAAAATGCAGTTGATTCAAACAGAGATCCTAAAAAAATCTTGCAATTTAAACggttttaatattttcttttttctactAACTATTTTAGTAAGTTTAATAGCTATTCGTGTCCCGAAAATATTGACTCATTTAAAAATCTTGAATATAGCATTTAGGATTCAAGTACAATTACTCTCCAatatctttgtttttatttgaaaagGTAAAAGCAATttataaatactaaaaaaaaaaccctctAACATCACAAGTAGTGTGAAGATAGGTAATTAGGTAAACATTGTTCAAAATAAAGAGAACCATTAGCCATTATATGCTGCTGCAACTGGTATCCTAACCACATACACAGtacatttaaaattaataagttatttttatgtagttgaaaattgtttccataagctatcATGTTATTTCCaccataagctctctcaaataCTCATGCAAGTTTTATGTCAGCATACAAACTCAAATAAGTTGTTAATAGGTCAAATCGAATTATTCCTAAATTTGTTTTCAAGTATATGCTGGACTAGTTTATAGTGCACAAGTGAGATAAGTATTGTATCATATGTACAATTTAGTTTTCATCATTGGACCAATAAATCTTACCATTGGATTAGATCAAATGAGATACGATGGGACTTGTTGATCCAACGAAGAAAAAAACACTTGTGCATAGTCCAAAACCATTTCGTCGGGCACATAGACAAAGCTCTATATGCAATTTACATTTTCGTTTAGGAAGATACAAACCATATAGGTGAGTATGTGAATGAAGAAGACTTGTTATCCTGAGATTTTGCTGTCATGATTGCTCAGAAGCatatcaaattatatattttaccaGTACATGGATTATTTTATGGGATTCCTCTGCAATCTCAGAAACTGCAGAGTGCAGAGAAACCTGCTCCATTTGTTGAGTCAACAAATAGCCAAATCAATATAATGTAAGAGTCATAGAATCATGTAGACATAACAGATCAGAGATAAATGTTACATAAAATTCTTTTTGTTGGTTACATGATATCAGCAGATCCTATGCTGTTCACTGTTCAGATAAATCACAGAAATTGAaaccaaacaaactaaattccTAGAAATACTTCTAAGGAAGCATTTTAGTACATTCattataaacacaaaaatgatAATGTCACACAGgcaagaaaaaaattagttcaTTCAACAAGAACCCTTTCAAAATCTAAGGAATGTAATCATTTTCTATTGTTGGTCTTGTTCTAGTCCCAATTGCTAATGGTGCTTTGGTTCCCCCAATAGATTTCATCTGCAAAGTTTCATGGCTATCAGCTGTCCATTCCAATTCCTGTATCTTCATCCCTTTTTTAATCCTTACCAATCTAACAACCAATAAACTcaacataatcaacaatatgcATCCACCAACCACAGATCCAACAATTATCCAAACGTTAGACTTTCTCCTCCCACCTTTAccaacagcagcagcaacagcaGCAGGCGCTGGAGTCGGTGCATTAGACTCGACAACAATCGAGAAGTGCCCTTGTTCCATTGTGGAACACACATTATCAGGTagtaaaatatcaaattgcACTGAACCATGTAGATCAAAATACACACATTTAGGTACTGAACCATATGGTGCTGATTTCACTTTAAGGAACTTAACCAAAATTGGTTTATCAGAAGCTCTTACATCCAATTCAGGTAACTCATTAGCAAACAAATCAACACCACTATACGACAATAGACCCAAAACAGGAGCTAAATATGTATAACCAGGTAAAGGGTAAAAATGTTCAGACAAATTTCCTAAATTATGGTAAACCAAAACAAGCCTTTCCACATAAGGCTGTTCAACAACACCAGGTGGGATCTGAAACTCTTTGTATTGAACACCTCTTGTTCTTAAACTACCACTTCTAAGCCTCAATGTTGAAACTTTAACACCTATTATACTATTAGGCAATTTAGCATCATAAGGTACACCGGTTTTAGGCTTAACAAGTGCCTTAAAGGCATAATTTTGAAGAACAGAATCAAGGGCTTTTGATGAAATACCATTATCAAATGGAATCTGAGCAATTGATGAAAATGGCAGTGAAAGAAACAATGGCAATGTAAGAATTGCAAGGAAAATTGTTACAACCCTCATCAAGATCTCATatgttaaaattgttaaaaaccaaaattaaatACAACCCAATGAGAATTTATAACTAAGAGACACAACTACAGAAGCTAGAATGCAACAGTGAGAGAAAAGATTGAAACTTTATAGCTTACACAGCAAAAACAGCCATGAATTGTTCAACATTGTGCTGTGTACCTCTCTGCAAACACCAACAATGGGAAGAGAAAAATTTGCAGAAAATTCACTTCGGGAAGAATAAAAACCAGATCTTTGAAGAAACTAGTTGATTTTCTGAAATGGGTTGGTGGCAAAATCTTGAGATTTTCAACAAATAATGAGTTTTGAGCTTGAGATTCAAGGAAGAagataattgaaagaagaaaaaaaaaacgttgttttttctgtgtttttgttgaatttggGTTAAAGAGAAATTTgatagtgaaaagaaaaagagatttGGAAAATTGGGACAATGCAAGCAGGATTTGAGGAGATATGAGATTGGGAGTGAAGATTCACTGTGTTATTAGTGCATGCACACACTCTTACTgcagttttttgtttgtttgtgttcaACAAAACCCTTAATTTATATTGAtaataaaccctaattttggtTAATTTTCTGTTTATAGGTATGGTATTTTATGGAGGTGTCTatgatatatttttacaaaataaaagatatgtTATATGTCCACAACTTCTAACTCACCCcataaaaatgttgaaattgttaaTCTAATTTATGATCGAGGGTTAACATATTTCTACCAATTGATTGCAAAACACTAtgttgattttaaaaatttataaaggaCATAAAAGAAATGTATAAAACTGCAAAAGGACAAAAATATTTACATCCAGCCTGTTTTATGAGCATCGCaatttactattattttcttttcaattttggtAAGAGTTAATAATACTCATTCACTACTAGTAGTGTaaattagtttcttaaaaaaatagtgcaaataagtttttttaaccatttgattctTACGGAAGAGACTTTAGTAATTCGGAGTTTGgccacaaaataaataaattttcatcaaGAATTAttctgccaaagaatcaaatctaagttcttttaaataaattattcctATTGTAACTTAGTTTTAcgattgaaataaaataaaaattaattttacaatgaTATCTCATGATATTTCTCTATTTTGTCATGTAATGTAATTAATGTTAAGATCTAGTTACAAAATTAGGATGAtattttatcatcaaaacaataaagattATGGTCATAtgacaaaacattttttttttttttggtacaagacaaaacatatttttattggaTATCAATGTAAAAGTCGGCATATCtgttaaatcatataaataatttatgatgtAAATTTGAAGTGAGTGAAAAACGTTCGGACGAAAAGTTgtcagaaagaaaagaaaaaaaaaaaaaaaaaaggaaatttaaattGTGTAATCTTTCAGTCGGCATATTTTTTTGTCTACCGATTAAAATTGAATAGTATATACTTAaaactattaataaaaatttaaacctAATTTAAATTTAGATCCTCTGATCTTAATCAAACagataaaaaatacaaaaattacaaGATTGAATGCAATCAAAAGTCCGGATTGGAAAAAGGTGAAAAATATTACAAACATGGATGAAATCAAGGAGGCACAAAGCAAGTACAtttacattaattaatataGGTTGAATTAGCCGTTAATTGCAAATGTGATTTAATACGAAGCAGAATCTAGTCAATGCAGCAACCAACTATCTGCCCCAAGTGGGGTTCAATCACAGCCTAAATAGGAAAGAAAGGGAATGACCAACTGAAGCCCAAATACTGTTGCAGGTTACTTGATAAAAATCTGAATCATGATTGTGGTCAATTTACAATTGAAGTTTAAAGTACATACTTTTCactaagctttttttttttttttgagtaaaatacTTTTCACTAAGctattatcaacaacaaaaaacacaaatgtTACATTAATTGTAACACATGACCATTGACCAACCTTCTTAATAGTATAATCCCCACAAATTATTAAAACCAGTTGGCAAATCATAAATGGAGACATGCTTAAAATGTCCCTAAATTATTCCTGAAATAATGGGAAGCTGTTTCATATTTAAATGAACACCAACCGTAATCACACAAGATTAGTGGTTTGTTCTGCAAAAGAAAGTTCTCAATATGGACTCAAGATCACGAAAACAGTATGAATTGAAATAAACAAATCTTGGTAATATATCACTGTCACTTAATTACGTATCTTTTAGCAATTTGACGTTTGACAAGCACTAAATGCACTTGACGAAATAGTCTACACTCAACTGACGCTTCAGTGTATCATGGATCAATAGTTACGCAtccaccataaaaaaataaagaactgaactgagaaaaaaaaacagtactTTGATATACAGAACCGTTCTTTTTTAGTTACACAATATAAGGTACAAAATTACATCAAGCTAATGTCACCCACAATATGTAAAACGAGCAACACATAAACAACAGATCATAGAGGCATGAAGAATTTCATGTCATTTTCCGTCCTTTCCAGCTATAGAAGAGATGCTCTTCACTTCAGAACTCGTCGAGTCCTTTACAATCACCTCAGAACTCTTTATATCCTTTCCTGATATGGGAGATGAAATGCCTCTTGTTAATTCTGATCCCATGCCAAGGTTGGCATCTGAAGAAAATGATAGGGATGTGGCAGATGGAGTATTAGAATCTAGGGGCACTGGGGGTAAGTTCAGAGGATTAACTTCAGAGACTTCCTCATTGCTCTCGTCTAAGTACACAACATCCTGCATCGTAAGTTGATGATATTCAACGACCTCCCTCAGAAAGCGATTCTCACGAGCATAAACTGAGTTCTCGTGAGCCAAGCGAGCTTTCTCAGCTAGAAGAGTTTCAAGTTGCAGTCGTATCTGTAAGGGAAATGTTATCATTAAAATACAGGAAATTTTGGTGAAATGAGTAGTGTCGGAGAACATTTTCAAAACTGACACAATGTGGTTAAAACCTGAATAACCAAATCAATTGACTTATAACTGAATTATAAACCAGAGGTGGGATAAACTCAAACTTTATAGTTGGCTTTTTGGTTCTTTACAAGTGTCTTCAAAGGGGAAGCAGGGAGAGTGGTAAaagtattttcttttaatagaaGAAATTAGAGTTGAGATAAAAGGGAGTAAGTACAAACAATGGAGGTTAGCATAGGAAGGGAATCCAAATACACATCTAGTCTTTTGGAAACTTGCACAATATAATATGTGTTTAACTAATTCTATAGTGGAACCATATTATATTATCTAGAAAACATGCAAATGAAACTTTAGATTAAGGGGTCATTTGAAAGAGCTTATTGTATCACAAACACTTGTGTAAAATGtttaaaagaacaaaagaataGCTCATGATATATTCATAAGATGTTTTCATCTATTTTCTTAAGCTCAAAAGAACAGCTTATATGTTATCTTATACATAGTTAATGCATAAACAGAACTTAACGatatattgaaaaatatcacaaactTCAGAGAATCATGGCATACCATGCTCCCCTTTGCCCCACCTTTGCACAGTACACTTTATGCTTTAATACAAAATAAGTTCTCCGAAATTCATGTATAGAAATAGTTTGACCATCTCATGGCCAACATCATTTCTATTGGACTTCACATTTTGTGGTTTATGTAATTGAGTTCTAGAAACAATGTGCACATTTCAAAGCATCTAATAACTTAACAGTTGAAACATAGAAGCCAATTCAGGGgttataaaaaaaaccaatttagGGTATAGTCAGACTCCagctttaaaataattgaattctgAATATTTAAGGCCTATTTGGTTGGAGAAGAATTTCTGTGTTCATTCCTTGTTTTCACTAACTACAAAAATGCCATTTTCCTCTTTCTTGTTTTCACAATTTATACATAAAACAGTAAATTATGGTTGTTTCCACTGATTTCTATACAATACTTTGAAAACAAGAAATACAGTCAAAATAACATGATATTTGGGTGATTGTTAGATTTTAGTGAAAACGTCAACAGCAAACAAAAACTGTTTTGTCCATGCAAAGAGGCCCCTATATTACAGCCCCATCCAACTCTTTGACAtttggttttgatgatttttattcTTACTACTCAAATAAAATATGTCTCATGATTTATACATGTTCAATTTAGTAGAGAAATGCTGATTTTTATTATACACAAGCCCTCTCCACCCATACCAATTTAATAGACAAcaatcattcaaaaaaaaaaaaacaaagactaCTGAAAAGAAGCAGACAACATCATCACTAAAGAAGCATTCTAAGTTTGAAGTCAAACTCAAAACCCCTGCAGGAGTAGCATTAAATACTCATCCAATACACAAGGCTCCCACCGTATGGCGCTTGAAGTAGATTAAGGGTgcgtttgttataacttttaaaaaaaaaaattgtgttaaaagaatctagagattaatttttagagatttttaaaaaaaatctgaagttatttttgtttgccTAGTACTACccataaaaatccatttaaaaaaagagttttaaCATGTACATGTGTTACCtccttgtttttgaaaaaaatagaatttgagAAAAGCTAATcctaatagcttttcattttagggTCAAAATAgacttttttgataaaatgatttttctaaaaaacctaaacaaacacttaaaaatgaaaaaagtgattatatattttatttgaaaaaaatccaaaagaaaCAGGGCCTAAATATAAGCAGCTACACCTTCACGAGTACAGAATATTGGGAGTTTGGTAAGAAGTACTATATATCCAAAAAAGGCATTTTTGTAATTAGTAACCACGGCAAAAGTATTGGATGATTGTAGTCATAAGATGAGGTTGCAAAGGCGATAGTTGTTTATATCACAGGGAGTTATGAAACATGTGAAACGAACAACATACACCATGATAACCTTCAACTAGATCTCACGAAAAGACAAGGGTCATAATGAAACTGAAAAAGAGAagtcaacaaacaaaaaagatgcataccaaatcatcatcatcttggCTATCTCCCCTTTCGCGATTTACACGGaggattttattttcttcctctAATTGAGCACATCGATCCTTTGCAAATGCCAGATCAGCCTTGACAGTCTTCAACTCCCGAAGAAGCAGTTTTGCTTTGGCAGCCATTGCCATTGCAACCTGCAACGAAAACCAGATGGCAAAAAATGCTTCAAAGACATTCATATCTTCTGATAAATAAACAAACTCACTCAAAATAAACCTTTTTCTTAGGGTAGAGAAGGAAGGATATATAAAATCAAGAATATTAATGACAATCCGTTACCTTAAAAAAACCGTGAGAAAgacaagaaaatgaagaaacataATTATCTACCATTGAAAGAATCCAAAATATAAGAGCCGTAAAAAGAGTGAGAATGAGGCTGGAAAACCTAAAACTAACACCAAATTATTAGCATCATCACTCTTGTTTCAGCGGTCAGACTTCATGTCCGTAAGATGGACCTAGGGAAACTATGGCCCTGAGTAGGATTTAGAACATCAGATGTTTACAGATGATTATAGGTTCACAGCTTAATTTTGTAAAAGATTGAATTAGTGATTAGAAGGTCAATAGATGGCTGGATTTAATAGATATATTCAATAGAACTAGAGGAAAGAAGCATCATTTAGGAATCCGATTACTTGTGTAAAAAATTAGCATATATTTTTGCTTTAGATGAGGAAAAAAATTACCCTTTGTCATCAGAAAATTAGAGTGGTAAATAATTGTACTGGACAGCTATAAAACACTGTTGCATATGTCATATGTTAAGAAAGGTCACTCAAAAAACACAAATGTTATTTGTAATTTTAGGAATTCAAAAGAcgaagaataaaaataatggtTTAACACTCTAATACTTTCTAAACATGTTTTAAACATACAGTAATACTGTCTATATTTCCATATCCATGTACACACAAACACAGAtctttaatactccctccggtcctatttacaagaaacaattgactttttagattcgttgaataattaatgtatttggtctatattctaGACCGGgtacataaattattcaatgaacctaaaaagtcaattgtttcttgtaaataggaccggagggagtatatgagTGCTTCAAGAGGTACTTATGTTTTGGACTTCGATGTGTGATAGTCACTGTATCGTGTCAATTTGTATCTTGTACACCATATCAATGTATTTGCTTCATAGGATAAATCGGTTTCCA
It encodes:
- the LOC11426557 gene encoding uncharacterized protein — protein: MRVVTIFLAILTLPLFLSLPFSSIAQIPFDNGISSKALDSVLQNYAFKALVKPKTGVPYDAKLPNSIIGVKVSTLRLRSGSLRTRGVQYKEFQIPPGVVEQPYVERLVLVYHNLGNLSEHFYPLPGYTYLAPVLGLLSYSGVDLFANELPELDVRASDKPILVKFLKVKSAPYGSVPKCVYFDLHGSVQFDILLPDNVCSTMEQGHFSIVVESNAPTPAPAAVAAAVGKGGRRKSNVWIIVGSVVGGCILLIMLSLLVVRLVRIKKGMKIQELEWTADSHETLQMKSIGGTKAPLAIGTRTRPTIENDYIP